The sequence GATGGCTGGATTTCTTGAAATAATTTCTTAAGTTCGGAAAAATCAGTTAAATCAAGTTTTACTAATTTGGTTCCCTCAATATCCAAATTGTGAGAAAAATAGGTTCCATACACATCCCATTTTTGCTTTGCCAGTTCGCACAAATGCCATCCTAGAAACCCACTTGAGCCAGTGATTAAGAGCTTTTTCATCATCAATCCGCGAACACCGTCATAGTTATCAACTATCAGTAACCAGTTACAAGTTATCACTTGATGTAAAACTTTGTAAGCTCTAAATTACAAACTTTACTTTATAGAGCATTTTACTGACTCTTAACTCGTTCCCAGCCTCCAGGCTGGGAATGCAATTCATAGAGGCTCTGCCTCCACTATTTAAAAGCAAAGGACAACTTCCTTTAAAGTCTTTACCTTAGTAACATCGGTTTATTGTTATATCATTTCTTTATAAAGATGCGCCGAATTAAGCCTACGCAGGTAGGCTTTGTATCAGTAGCTCCACTCTTTCAGAGTGAGAGCGATTGAGCGCAGCCTCATACAGAATTGGTATTAACTATTCAAACTCTACATCTTCATAAATTTCTGCCATTGTCATTTCAACTTCAACTGATTGCATTTTTAGGATAGTTTCTTCAGCTAAAGTTTCTAAGAACCATTGATTTCCATAAACTTTACGATAAACCTCAATTTTCATTTGAGATTGATGAACTAAAACATACTCTTGTAATGAAGGTATTTGTCGGTAATTATATAATTTTTCAATCCTATCTATACGTTCAGTAATTGGTGAAATAACCTCTACAATTAAACAAGGACGAGATTTGAAATACATGTCTCTATCTTGAGAATCTTTTACAACCGATGCCTCTGGATAATAAAAAGCATTTATCGGTTCAATTCGTACTTTCATATCAGATGCAAATACATGACAATCAGTACCGTATAGCTGGGTTCGCAATCTGGAAAATATATTTTCGGAAATGATTTTTAAGTTATAAGATTCTCCCACCAAGGGATACATTTGTCCGTTAATATACTCGTACCTAACCAGACTTTCTAAATCAAATTGCAGATATTCGTCGATACTGGAATCTATATATTTTGGTTGAGAATACATTTTTATTTTAAACCAGGTATGTTCATTTATCATACCGGGAGATAAAAATTATTTGTTATTGTTTTATTTGAAGTTTTTGATAATATTTTATTATTGTTTAGTACATTTACTAAAAATAAAATCAAAATAGGAAATTAAGGGGTAAAAGATAAATTACCCCTTATTGCTAATTCCTAATTCCTAACTCTTCACCGTTGAATCAATTCTTGAAACTGCTTGGTATTACGAACTTTAGCGAAATCTGGGTCGATTTTTGCTAGTTTTTCGTATTTACCTGGAAATAGTTTCATAGCTTTTTGCAGATTGTCCATCGCTGCTGTAGTATTCTTCTGCAATGCATAGGTGCAAGCTTTGTTGTAATATGCTTGATGTTTGTCAGGTTTAATCGCAATAGCTTTGTCGTAAGATGCTAAAGCTTGCTTGTATCGCTGCAAATTAGTTAAGGCAATACCCCGATTAATCCAAGCTTCGTATTTGTCAGGTTTGATAGCAATGGCTTTGTCGTAAGAAACTACTGCTTCTTGGTAGAGTCGCATCGCTGATAAAGTATTTCCCCGGTTATACCATGCTTCATCCCTTTTCGGTTGAACGGCGATCGCCCTATCGTAGGAACCCAAAGCTTGCCCGTATCTTTGCAAAGCGGCTAAAGCATTTCCCCTGTTAATCCAAGCTTCGGCGTTATCGGGTGCGGCGATTACCACCTGATCGTAAGCTGCGATCGCATCTTCATAGCGATTTGCTTCTAAGAATTTATTTCCTTGAACAAAGAAGTCTTCTGTCTGCCTAACAGAGGCTTGTGTAAGCAACCGAGCAACGTTGGTTTCTTGCACTGCTTTTTTGTTATCCTGTCTCGTTGATTCTGCCCAATCACTACAACCAAGTATCAAGAAAGCAGTTAAGCCAGAGGCAACAAAACGGCTACAAAATGCCATGTCGTATCCATAGAAATCATAAAATCATCCTAAATCTTTTTCTTATCTTTAACAAGTATCTACAAAAACTTATTCATTAATTGTTTTGTCCTTTTTTATAGTAAAATACCTTCTTCAAAATGATTTGTTACTTGCTTAAATAAAGGCATGATTTTACCACTAATGGTTATTTAAATGTATGCTTCGCATGTTTATGACAACTCATTTATTCGCATTTACTAGCTTACTTTAGTATAAATTTGTATTCAAACCTTTCCTGGAAGCTATTATATATAAGGTTTTATCGCAATATACTTAAATATTTAACCTATAAATTATTTTGATTTTATTTAAATATACAACCAGCAAATAGCTTGATGATTTAATGAATAAAAATTAATTTCACTCTGTAATTGTAAGAATATACACATAGTACTAAATAAATATTAAAGTAAGTTAAAAAAAGACTAAATATAACCGATAAGCTAATTCAATCAACTTCAAAATATAAAGTACAAATAATTCCCCAATATTATTCATCACTAATAAGTAAACAGTAATACTTGTAGAGATAAAATTATCCAAATTAAAGTATCAATTATTTCACTCAAGGACTTAGTAAAAAGGCACATCTTTATTTTAGGGGTAAAAACATCCTTTTTTTCTACCCCCTCTCCCCCTCTTCCCCCTCTTCCCCCTCTCCCAAACTTACACTCGCCAATTAAAAACATCCTCTTATACTGTTAATGAGAAATCGGAAATATAATTCCTCAAGGTAAAAACAGTTTCTGCATTTACAATGCGCCATTTACTGCTGCTGATGTCAAAATATAATCATGTCAATCGAATCTAACTCCCATTCATCGCAGTCTCGGAGCCAACAACCCGCATCCGAAGACAAATGGCAACCGGATGAATTTGAAAGCATAGCGGGTACAAACGAGTTGCCTAACGGACTTAGCGCTCAACAAGTCAACTCAGCTATCGCTTCCGTGCAGTCGCAACAAAACACCACAGCCTTACAACAAGCCCGCTCTACATTTCCCGAAAACAGTTCTACCGAGCTACAAGTAACGCCACGAGCATTATTAATAACTTTATTTACAACTTTAGTTACCGTTGTTGGTATAGTCATAAATCAGCCAATAGTCGGCATTGTCGGAACAGTATCGACATTACTTTTATCAGCAATAATACTTTTTCCGTGGTTGCAAGTTGTAGTCACCGAATTGCTCACACCCCAACAGCGAGCGTTGATTATTGCTTTTTTGGGTATAACCGTTGCGATCGCAGGCTTAGTAAAATTCGTTCCGGGTACAATCGATTGGGATATTTCGGGAACCTTAGCCGATTGGTTTGGTGCGTTAGGACAAATTTTGATTGCCATTATTGCAGTTTATGTTGCTTGGCGACAGTATGTCATTTCTAAAGATTTGACAATTCAGCAAAATTTACTGACAATTCAGCAAAATAATATTACTCAGCAGCAGACAATCGACACGTATTTTCAAGGCATTTCCGATCTAGTATTAGATGAAGAAGGATTATTAGAAGATTGGCCACAAGAAAGATTACTTGCAGAAGGGCGTACTGCTTCAATTTTAAGTAGCGTTGACGCAGTTGGTAAAGCCAAAATTCTGCGTTTTTTATCTCGTTCCAAATTATTAACGCCGCTACAGCGCGATGCACATCTAGGTAGAGCAATTTTAGATGGTAGTGGAGGTTATGCCGAAGACTTAGTCGCAGGAGTGCGAGTAATTGATTTGGGAGTAATGCTAGCAGGTGCTAATCTTTCCGGTACCGATTTACGGTGGACGGATTTAAGCGAAGCCAATTTAGTACGAGTTAACTTAAACAACTGTGACTTAGTAAAATCAAACCTTTGTCGGGCAATATTATACGAAGCTAACTTATCGGGAGCCGACTTAAATGGAACCAAATTATTTTACGGTTCATTAGAAACAGCATCACCCCGCAGTCGGCTGCATCCACCCAATTATCGAACTGGGGAGCGCACCGGAGCAGTAGTAGAAAAAGCTAATTTCACCAACATAAAAAGAATCTCTCAAGCCAACCGTCATTATTGTTGCAGTTGGTGCGGCGAAGAAAGTAGAAAAACAATTCCCGGTGGTTGTGAAGGGATTGAAAATAAGTTAGGTAGGTGATTGAACATTGGGAATTGGGAATTAGGAATTGGGCATTGGGCATTGGTAATGGGTAATTGGTAATTTGTAGGTTGGGTGAAACGAAGTGCAACCCAACGTTATCTAGAAAACTAAACCAAATATTTTCAAATATGCGCTTTATTCAAAAATATATTTTACATAATCCGATCTAAAACCAAAATATTGATGTTGGGTTGCGGCGCATTCTCAATATTTCATACACCATAAATAATTCATGCGCCTTTAACCCAACCTACCACTATAAGAAAACGAAAAACTTTCTCAGTCTGATTTATCAGACTTTGTATATTAGCCTGGGAATTTATTCCAAGGTGAGTTATGAGGCTCATACTCAAATGGTGCATTCCGGTGAATTAAAATCAACTAAAAAAATTAATCATGACTTTTAAAGAATTTTGACAGCGATATGATGCTGGGGAAAGAGATTTTAGTAATTGGTAGGTTGGGTTGAACAAGCAGTTACTTTGTATGTTGAATTTCGTTCCTCAACCCAACATGATTTGGAACGCAAAACCAAATAATTTAAACAGGACAGGTTTTATTCAAAAATATATCTTACATAATCCGATCTAAACCCAAAATATTGATGTTAGGTTGGGTTGCATTCTCAATATTTCATACACCATAAATAATTCCTGCGCCTTTAACCCAACCTACCATCTATTCCCAATGCCCAATGCCCAATGCCCCATTCCCAATTTCAAAATTTTAAGAAAAATGAAGCCAACACATCTATGCGAAATTACTAATTCCCCATTAAAATCTACCAATGTCGGGTTATAAACTAAACACCCGAAACCAAAAACCACTAATTTACTTTCTCTGCTGTGAAATTGAGATTAATCCGTTTGATTCCATTTCTTGATGATACTGTGTCTAGTTGGGCATTAGAAGCCCGCTTGTTACGCTGGTTAAGCTTGATTTGGCTGTTTGTAGGTTTAGCCGTATTATTTTCAGCTTCTTATCCACTTGCTGACGTTAAGCATGGTGATGGACTTTTTCTTTTCAAACGTCAACTGATAACTGTATTTTTAGGCTTGATACTTTTCAATATCATTGTAAATTTACCGTTTCATAAAATAATCGGAGTGTCCCATTGGCTGTTAATGCTGTTTTTGGGGTTGATTTTTCTGACTTTAGTTCCAGGTTTGGGTACTAGGGGGATTTATGGTACGACTCGTTGGTTTTCAATTGGGGGATTCACCATTCAACCTTCGGAATTTATCAAACCCTTCTTGGTATTGCAAAGTGCGCGGGTTTTTGGAAATTGGGAAAGACTTAGTTGGGGAATTCGTATTGCTTGGTTAGTGGTTTTTGGTTTTGCACTATTAGGAATTCTTGCTCAACCTAACTTGAGTACCACCGCTCTTTGCGGTATAACTATTTGGTTAATCGCCCTGGCAGCTGGTTTACCTTACAAATATTTAGGAGGTAGCGCTGGTGCGGGAGTTATTTTAGCGCTGATGAGCGTTACCGTTAATAAATATCAACGCTTGCGGATTACTTCTTTTATTAACCCTTGGGACGATCCTCAAGGTACAGATTACCAGTTAATTCAAAGTTTATTAGCGGTAGGCTCGGGTAATACTTGGGGTTCGGGATTTGGGCTTTCCCAACAAAAGCTTTCTTGGCTACCAATTGCAGATAGCGACTTTATTTTTGCTGTGTTTGCTGAAGAATTTGGTTTTGTTGGCAGCGTCACGCTGTTGGTAATGTTGGCTGTATTCGCAACTTTGGGATTTATAGTAGCTCTGAAAGCCAAAAGTGTTATATACAGATTATCGGCAGTTGGAATTACTACCTTACTTACAGGGCAATCTTTTATAAATATTGGTGTTGCCAGTGGAGTTTTACCAACAACTGGTTTACCTTTACCTTTTTTTAGTTACGGCGGCAGTTCGATAATTGCTACATTGGTTGCCACAGCTTTATTAATTCGAGTTGCAAGGGAAAGTAACGAAGCTGAAGTGGTTCCAATCCGCAGACAGCCGACAAAACCCAGACGCGAACGACGGTTTTTACATAGAAATAAGTCTTAATTTAATACTTTTTATTCCACAGCAAGCAAATATATATTAAACTTGCTTGAATTATTCCCGTGCATGTTAGTAAGGTGAACTGTAAGTAGACTCATATAAAAATCAGTTTACCAACCGTTTTTATATAGCCCGCATCAGCGGGCTTTATTTATGATTGAAAGCTTTCAGAGCATAAGCACAAAAATCATAAATAAAATCAGCAACTTTTCATTTTCCCTAAATTCCCCACGAATTTGCCCGAAAGGGGACATAAAAACTATACTTGTTTAGCATCTTCTTAATATTTAAGATTTTGCCTTTAATATTTTAGATTATTTATATAGCAATCCTATATAAGTTGTAAAAAAGATAGGTGCCAGAAACCCGGTTTTGTCAAAAAACCGGGTTTCTCAAATCTCACGAATGATTGAGGAATGCTATCTCAATAATTCCAGTAACTCAGTGCAAAATTATAAGCGAAAATAAGCTTTTTTCTAATTCATCCTTTTAACAATTATAATCCGACGGAAAAACTGCTCACTGTTCACTGCTCACTGCTCACTGATAACTGATATGTCTTGGTTTTTCTTTGCAATTTCCACAGCTTTTTTAGAATCACTCAGGGATATTTTCAATAAAAAGACGGTTTCAGTAATTGACGAATATATTCTAGTTTTTTCGTTTAATCTATTAACAGCAATATTCGCTTCACCGCTACTATTTTTTAACGATATTCCAGCTTTAGGCGATAATTTTTTTTACGCTTTAATTGCCATCGGAGTTTTCAATACCATCGCATTTGTACTTTTTTTCAAAGCCATCAAAGCATCAGATTTATCAATAGTTGCTCCCATAACAACATTAAGTCCGATATTCTTATTAATTACCTCTCCTTTTATTGTCGGTGAATTTCCCAACGCTATCGGTATTTTAGGAATATTTATTATTGTGATTGGTGCTTATGTATTGAAATTTCAAGATAAAACCAGCGGATATTTAGCTCCCTTTAAATCATTATTCAAAGAAACCGGCTCAAGATTAATGTTCGGAGTAGTATTAGTATGGAGCATTACCGCCAATGTTGATAAAATCGGCGTACAAAATTCCTCTCCAATTTTCTGGACAATTACCGCACATTTAAGCGTAGCTCTATTTATCTTACCTATAGTATTTCTGAATTCAAAACCAAATATTCAAAACATCAAATCTAACTTCAAAAACTTAATTTTAATCGGTTTTATAAATACCTTGGCAATATTATGTCAAATGAGTGCATTACAGCTTGCTCTCGTATCCTTTGTAATTGCAGTCAAACGCACCAGCGCCTTATTTAATGTTTTATGGGGTTGGTTAATTTTTAAAGAACAAGGTATTAAAGAAAGAATTGCCGGATCGATGATTATGATTTTGGGAGTTGTGGTAATTACATTATCAAAAATGTTTTAGTTGAAACCTCACCCCTTTTCTCGTTACAAGGCTCTGCCTTGTAATGCATATCAGGAGGCTCTGCCTCCTATTAAGGCGGAGCCTTTAGGTATGGGTTCCCAGCCGGAGTCTGGGAACCAGTTACAGTAGAAACCCGCCTTATGCCACTTCTGGTTACAAGGCTCTGCCTTGTAATGCATATCAGGAGGCTCTGCCTCCGCTACAATATTAAGGCAGAGCCTTTAGATATTGATTCCCACTCAGAGACTGGAAGATAACTGTTCACTAATAACTGCTCACTGTTAACTGTTTATGCTCGAAACCCTGCAAACTCAACTTTATCAACTCGAACAATTTGCGAATTCCCTTGTTTCTAACCAATTAACTCACCTCAGTTTGATAAGCATCGGCATTATTTTCCTAGCTGGTTTGCTTACCAGTCTTACTCCCTGTATGCTTTCGATGCTGCCCATCACCATTGGTTATATCGGCGGTTATGAAGCGAAAAGCCGCATCCAAGCAGCCGCTCAATCTACTTGGTTTGCTTTGGGATTGGCAACAACTCTTGCAGGACTCGGTATTATAGCAGCAACAGTAGGAAAAGTCTACGGTCAAATTGGTATTGGTTTACCGATTGTTGTCAGCGTCATTGCTATTTTAATGGGATTAAATCTACTCGAAGCTTTACCTTTGCAGCTTCCTGATTGGGGTGGTACCGATTGGATTTCTCAAGAATTACCCCAAGGTGTAAGAGCATATTGTATTGGATTAAGTTTCGGTTTGGTAGCTTCTCCTTGCAGTACTCCCGTTTTAGCAAGTTTACTAGGATGGGTTGCTAGCACAAAAGATTTAATTTTAGGTGCTGCTTTATTACTTTCCTACACGGCAGGTTATGTGACACCATTGATTTTAGCCGGTACTTTTACCGCTTCAATAAAGAAAATAATCGAAATACGTCGTTTTTCTGGTTGGATTAATCCCGTTAGCGGCGCATTATTAGTCGGATTCGGCGTATTTTCCTTAATTTCTCGCATTCCCCTTTAATAATTCCTAATTAATAACTCCTAACTCCTAACTCATAACTCCTAACTAAAATTAAATGACTTTAGAAGAATCCTCAAAATCACCCTTAGCAGCATTCACAAGCTTTATCCGCAAGGAATTTCTACCAGTACTTACAGACTTGCGGTTGGCAATAATCCTACTGTTAGCGATCGCTGCATTTAGTATTACCGGTACAGTCATCGAACAAGGGCAATCTGTCGCTTTCTACCAAGAAAATTATCCGGAAAATCCGGCTTTATTTGGTTTTATCACCTGGAAAGTAGTTATAATCCTTGGTTTAGACCACGTTTATCGTACCTGGTGGTTTTTATCTCTACTTATATTCTTCGGAGCTAGTTTAACAGCTTGTACTTTCACCCGTCAGCTTCCAGCATTAAAAGCAGCACGTCGTTGGAAGTTTTTCGATAAGCCCCGAAGATTTCAAAAGTTAGCCTTGAGTGCGGAATTCGATGTTGACAAAGACAATTTTACGTCTATTCAAAATCTGACTGAAATTCTGCAACAGCGCCGCTACAAAGTTTTTCAGGAAGACAATGATAAACTCTACGCTCGCAAAGGAATTATCGGTAAAATTGGTCCGATTATAGTCCACATCGGGATTGTAGTTATTTTACTTGGTTCAATTCTAGGAGCTATGACGGGATTTATGGCTCAGGAAATGGTTGCTAGTGGCGATACATTCCAAGTTAAAAATATCATAGATGCCGGACCTTGGGCGATGTCGCAAGTTCCCAAAGATTGGGCTGTAAAAGTAAATCGCTTCTGGATTGATTATACTTCTACCGGAGAGATTGACCAATTTTACTCGGATATGTCGGTATTAGATCAAGAAGGGAAAGAAGTAGACAAAGACACGATTTTCGTCAACCATCCTTTACGACACAAAGGAGTTACCCTTTATCAAACTGATTGGGGAATTGCAGCAGTAAAAGTAAAAGTCAACAGAAGTCCTATTTTTGAACTTCCGATGGCACAACTTGACACCGGCGGAAAAGGACGACTTTGGGGTACTTGGATTCCCACCAAGCCGGATTTGAGTGAAGGCGTTTCTTTGTTAGCCAAAGATTTACAGGGAACCGTATTAATTTACGATGCTAAAGGTAAACTAGTTAATACCGTCCGCGAAGGAATGACTGCCGAGGTTAATGGCGTTACCTTAAAAATATTAGAAGTAGTTGGTTCTACTGGATTGCAAATTAAAGCAGACCCAGGTATACCAGTCGTTTATGCTGGTTTTGCTTTATTAATGATGGGAGTAGTAATGAGTTATTTTTCTCACTCCCAGGTGTGGGTATTGCAGGAAGAAGATAACTTATATGTTGGCGGTAAAACCAATCGCGCTCAAGTTGCTTTTGAAGGAGAAATGGTAGAGATTTTTGAGCAGGTAAATTCTCAATCAAAAGGTGAATCTACAAAGTCTCTAGTTTCGATATAAGTTGGGAATTGGGCATTGGGCATTGGGCATAATGTTGTTGTATTATATTCAACCGAAAAACGCTATATAATGCAGGATTTGAATATTGGATTTTTGAGTGCTAATCAAACGACTGTCAAATCAAAAGGTAGAGAATTTCTAGACTTATTACGCACTTATCTACCAGCTTTCAATCCTGTTCGCTATGGAGCTTGGGAACCCTTAAATAATTACTTTAACTTTAGTAATATTGAAAAGCCTCTGCAATGCTCGAATAACGAATATTTTCTTTGGAAAAGTAAGCGTCATGCTTGTGAAGAGATTGCTTCAATGGACAGTAAATCCATCCATTCTAGTATTGATATTATTGGCAAGTCCGAATCGGTTGATTGTACTCAAGTCGTTAGTTTCTTTTTAAAGACTACTGAATTAATCAAACCCGACTTTGCCTATGTCCACTTATTTTCCGACGAGGAACTACATACAATTACCAAAGGAATTAATACAACTTTCTACGATATGTCAATGCCTTTTCGGACTGGTATATCTACATATGAGTTACGAAAGTACATACCTAATTTGTGTTGGGGAACTATTTTTGGTTCTCCATATATCAAACTTTTTGAGCGAGAGCATATTTTGTCTTCCCCAGCTTCAAAAGTTCAGCAACTATCTGAGAATGCAATATATATTCAGCTAAGTGAAGATCTTACAGACTTGAAGCAACTTATCAAAGCGTGAATGCCAGCCGCAAGAAAGTTAAACAACACCTAAATAATAATACTTTTCTCGATTTTGAATTAGGTAGGAAGTATCAATACAATACTCCTGAGTTTTATTTTGTTTAGGAAAATGTTGGATTACGCCTTATTTCAGTTCAAATCTTGCAATGTCGTTAAGCCCCAATACTCGCCTTGAAATAAATTTCAAGGCTAATATGCAAAGTACGTTAAAACGCACTAAAAGCCTTACCTAGTCTGATTTATCAGACTTAGTTTTTGAGCCTGGGAATTTATTCCAAGGCGGTTGTTAAAATAGTGCATAATGTTGGTTTCACCTAACTAACATTATTTTCCTGTTATACCGAATTATCGAAACAGCTTAAATAAGATGAGACGTTGCACTGCAACGTCTCTACATTGTTAATTTATATTTATCGTAGTTAGAAACTGGAATTCTTTTTGTGAAAGTAAAGATAGATTATTTTGATTTCTCGACTATCTCCAATGCCCTATTCCCTATTTTTTATGATTAACTTCCACAACGGTATGTACGTTACCGCGTGGCGTAAAATCGGCTTTCACATTAATTTCCAAAGGGTCGCAAGCTGCAACAATATCATCTAAAATTTGATTGGCTGATTCTTCGTGGGAAATATATCTATCCCTATAACTATTGATGTAAAGCTTGATTGCCTTTAATTCCACAACCTTTTCGTCGGGGACGTAATTTACATAAATTGTCGCGAAATCTGGATAACCGGAAAACGGACATTTACAGGTAAATTCTGGCAAAGTAATACTGATATTGTATCTTCTGCCAACGCGGGGATTGGGAAAAGTAATTAACTTTCCTTCCGAAATCTCGCGCTCGCCATATTTAACTTCAATATCTGTCTGTGTCATTTATACTTACTAATAATTAATAATTTAAATAGTTAACAGCGAATAGAGAATAGAAAAATAATCTAAAAGCTAAAATTAAATAACTCTTACTGTTAACTGTTAACTGTTAACTGTTAACTGACTATTCCCCTTCCCAATCGGGACAGCTTTCATCTTCATACCCGCTTGGATGCATACCGCAAACTAATAAATTACCGTTGTAAACTTGTCCGTGATAGTTACGGCAACCCATGCAGGCAGGATTTTTTTCTGCTGTGGGTTCAACAGGATAAGGCAGATGACTGCTCAAGTCATCTCCTAAAACATCTTCAAAATCCCAATAGACTTCTAAAAATGGTTCTGCTAAATCCTGCAAATACTGATCTACCTCAGAAAGTAGTGAAGTTTGAACTTGTTCGCTAAGCTCTTCAGTCATTTCAATAAAAGTATCTACTACTTCTGTCATCCCCGTAAAGAAGCGTTCTACTTCATCCGATACCGATTTTACTATGTCCGAAAAATCTTTTTGCCACTCATCCATAAAAAATAGTCCTCACTCTCTTTAATAATAGGACATTTATTTCAACGCTTTTAACACGTCTTCAGGAGGGTGGCAATTAACAAATGTAACCGTTTAGCACTCAAAAACCATTTACAAAATGCTTAATGTTGTGCGGGTCTAAAATACTAAAAGTTCACCCCAAGGGATATTCTATAATAATAATCCTGGAATGTCCGTTAACTATCTTCAGGCAATTACTAGCTTTGAGCTTAATAATACACCGATGTCTTAGTTACTGGTCGCGCTGCAAACGACGCAATTCTTCTTGCATCCGTTTAACTTGATCGCGCAACTTATCCACATCTTGAACCTCTGGCGATTCCTTTTCGCTGGGTTCTTCATCATCCCCTAAAATTTCAATGCGGCGGGGTTCAGCCCGAGTTGTGCTTTCTTCGCTTCCATCACTCGCAGATGATTGAGCTTGTTTCATCATATCTTCTACAAACTTCCGGGCTTCTTCGGCGTTCATTTCGCCCTTTGCAACCATTTCATCTGCTAGTTTTTGGGCTTGCGATCGCAATTCGGCTAAAGTTCCACCTGCTTTTTCGCTAGCGTAAGAGGCTAACCCAACACCAAGGTAAAAAGCTTTTTTAGCAATATCTCCGAAACCAGGCATTATACAGCAATACTCTTAAAAATAGGGCGACCCGGAGTCTACGCCTACTGCAAGCATCCCGTATTGCTGCTACCGTCAGGTCCTGACAAAGTTTGGGCGTTGCAGTTGCATAGGTCCAGGTCTAGAAACAATATAGCACTAATTTGTTAAAATGTGGAACAAACTGCATGTAATTTTATTTATTCGACTATAAGCCGCCATTCGTATAGCTTATAGTCAACGCAATTATTTTCAATCAATGGATCGCGGGAAACAATTGCTTGGGCTTCATCCATTGAAGCTGCCTTAAATAGTAGCATTCCGCCACCATACTGCGCCCAATAGCCAGTTTTTGCTTCGTGTCCTTTATTTTTCAAGTCTTCTACATAAGCTTTGTGAGCGGGAACGTATTTATCGAAGGTGGATTTATCAACTTTACCTGTTTCTATTTTCGCAAACCACGGCATTTGATTCTACTTCCTTGAAAATATTATGGGCTATTTGTGCTTATTTATTAACTGTAAAAGAAAGTAGTTCTATGGGAGTAACACATTGATATTGCGTTTTGCTTGCTCGTGTGTGACACAAGTAAGAAGGGCAAAGAGAAAATAATTTTATTTGCAAGACTTATAAACAATTGTGAATTTGATAAGCTCGTAATCATTAAGATTCGGAATGACAAAGTACGAAACGAATCAACAAACTAATAAATATTTCAAACATTATGTAATTGTAAATTTCTTCTTGCGTCGTCTGAAGACAGCACCGGATACAACAGCGCCAAGAGCTAGAATTCCCGTGGTAGGTTCGGGAACTTCTGCTTTAGCAAAAGTCATGCGATCGAAAGCAACCATATCATTTGTTCCTTTTACAGTATCGCTAACATCGAACCGAACCTGAGTGAAATAATCAGCTTCAGAGTCAGCTATATAGCCAGAGTAGAAAGCTGTGCCTCGAATAGTATCTACATTTTTTTCTTTCTTCATTGT comes from Rivularia sp. PCC 7116 and encodes:
- a CDS encoding Uma2 family endonuclease, producing the protein MYSQPKYIDSSIDEYLQFDLESLVRYEYINGQMYPLVGESYNLKIISENIFSRLRTQLYGTDCHVFASDMKVRIEPINAFYYPEASVVKDSQDRDMYFKSRPCLIVEVISPITERIDRIEKLYNYRQIPSLQEYVLVHQSQMKIEVYRKVYGNQWFLETLAEETILKMQSVEVEMTMAEIYEDVEFE
- a CDS encoding tetratricopeptide repeat protein; amino-acid sequence: MAFCSRFVASGLTAFLILGCSDWAESTRQDNKKAVQETNVARLLTQASVRQTEDFFVQGNKFLEANRYEDAIAAYDQVVIAAPDNAEAWINRGNALAALQRYGQALGSYDRAIAVQPKRDEAWYNRGNTLSAMRLYQEAVVSYDKAIAIKPDKYEAWINRGIALTNLQRYKQALASYDKAIAIKPDKHQAYYNKACTYALQKNTTAAMDNLQKAMKLFPGKYEKLAKIDPDFAKVRNTKQFQELIQR
- a CDS encoding pentapeptide repeat-containing protein; amino-acid sequence: MSIESNSHSSQSRSQQPASEDKWQPDEFESIAGTNELPNGLSAQQVNSAIASVQSQQNTTALQQARSTFPENSSTELQVTPRALLITLFTTLVTVVGIVINQPIVGIVGTVSTLLLSAIILFPWLQVVVTELLTPQQRALIIAFLGITVAIAGLVKFVPGTIDWDISGTLADWFGALGQILIAIIAVYVAWRQYVISKDLTIQQNLLTIQQNNITQQQTIDTYFQGISDLVLDEEGLLEDWPQERLLAEGRTASILSSVDAVGKAKILRFLSRSKLLTPLQRDAHLGRAILDGSGGYAEDLVAGVRVIDLGVMLAGANLSGTDLRWTDLSEANLVRVNLNNCDLVKSNLCRAILYEANLSGADLNGTKLFYGSLETASPRSRLHPPNYRTGERTGAVVEKANFTNIKRISQANRHYCCSWCGEESRKTIPGGCEGIENKLGR
- a CDS encoding FtsW/RodA/SpoVE family cell cycle protein — encoded protein: MRLIRLIPFLDDTVSSWALEARLLRWLSLIWLFVGLAVLFSASYPLADVKHGDGLFLFKRQLITVFLGLILFNIIVNLPFHKIIGVSHWLLMLFLGLIFLTLVPGLGTRGIYGTTRWFSIGGFTIQPSEFIKPFLVLQSARVFGNWERLSWGIRIAWLVVFGFALLGILAQPNLSTTALCGITIWLIALAAGLPYKYLGGSAGAGVILALMSVTVNKYQRLRITSFINPWDDPQGTDYQLIQSLLAVGSGNTWGSGFGLSQQKLSWLPIADSDFIFAVFAEEFGFVGSVTLLVMLAVFATLGFIVALKAKSVIYRLSAVGITTLLTGQSFINIGVASGVLPTTGLPLPFFSYGGSSIIATLVATALLIRVARESNEAEVVPIRRQPTKPRRERRFLHRNKS
- a CDS encoding EamA family transporter: MSWFFFAISTAFLESLRDIFNKKTVSVIDEYILVFSFNLLTAIFASPLLFFNDIPALGDNFFYALIAIGVFNTIAFVLFFKAIKASDLSIVAPITTLSPIFLLITSPFIVGEFPNAIGILGIFIIVIGAYVLKFQDKTSGYLAPFKSLFKETGSRLMFGVVLVWSITANVDKIGVQNSSPIFWTITAHLSVALFILPIVFLNSKPNIQNIKSNFKNLILIGFINTLAILCQMSALQLALVSFVIAVKRTSALFNVLWGWLIFKEQGIKERIAGSMIMILGVVVITLSKMF
- a CDS encoding cytochrome c biogenesis protein CcdA codes for the protein MLETLQTQLYQLEQFANSLVSNQLTHLSLISIGIIFLAGLLTSLTPCMLSMLPITIGYIGGYEAKSRIQAAAQSTWFALGLATTLAGLGIIAATVGKVYGQIGIGLPIVVSVIAILMGLNLLEALPLQLPDWGGTDWISQELPQGVRAYCIGLSFGLVASPCSTPVLASLLGWVASTKDLILGAALLLSYTAGYVTPLILAGTFTASIKKIIEIRRFSGWINPVSGALLVGFGVFSLISRIPL